One genomic window of Gopherus evgoodei ecotype Sinaloan lineage unplaced genomic scaffold, rGopEvg1_v1.p scaffold_50_arrow_ctg1, whole genome shotgun sequence includes the following:
- the LOC115643098 gene encoding olfactory receptor 52E4-like, protein MSDSNTTEFTNPSTFILLGIPGLETAHVWISIPFCTIYAIAVLGNFTILFIVKRDPSLHEPMYYFLCMLAVTDLLLSTSTIPKMLNIFWFSSREIDFSACLIQMYFIHCFSGMASGILVAMAFDRYMAICHPLRHSTILTNSVVVKIGLAVVLRGGMLVMPNPVLARQWPYCRTNIIPHSYCEHIAVVKLACADIRISSYYGLFVAFLMTGLDVFFITVSYIQILRAIFSLPTKDARLKTFGTCSSHLCVFLTFCIPSYFSILTHRFGQNIPLHFHVLLANVYLLVPPMLNPIIYGVRTKQIRNSLLRFFTCKGT, encoded by the coding sequence atgtcagattccaatACAACTGaattcaccaacccctccaccttcatcctgctgggcattcctggcctggagacagcccatgtctggatctccatcccttTCTGCACCATTTATGCCATAGCcgtcttggggaacttcaccatcctctTCATTGTCAAGAGGGATCccagcctccatgagcccatgtactatttcctctgcatgctggccgtCACCGATCTTTTACTATCTACGTCCACCATTCCCAAAATGCTGAACATCTTCTGGTTCAGTTCCAGGGAGATCGATTTCAGTGCCTGTCTCatccagatgtacttcattcactgcttctcagggatGGCATCTGGAATCctcgtggccatggcttttgatcgctacatggccatctgccatcccctgagacattccaccatcctgacaaacTCTGTGGTGGTCAAGATCGGCCTGGCAGTGGTTCTGCGTGGTGGTATGCTCGTAATGCCCAACCCCGTCCTGGCAAGgcagtggccatattgcagaaccaataTCATTCCCCACTCGTACTGCGAGCACATAGCCGTGGTGAAGCTGGCCTGTGCTGACATCCGCATTAGTAGTTACTATGGACTCTTTGTGGCGTTTTTGATGACAGGTCTGGATGTATTTTTTATCACTGTGTCCTATatccagatcctcagggccatcttcagcctccccacaaaggatgcccgGCTCAAGACTTTTggtacctgcagctcccacctctgtgtcTTCTTAACATTTTGCATCCCATCTTATTTCTCCATCCTTACACACCGGTTTGGCCAGAATATCCCCCTGCACTTCCATGTTCTCCTTGCTAACGTGTATCTCCTGGTGCCCCCCATGCTGAACCCCATCATCTATGGagtgaggaccaaacagatcaGAAACAGTCTGCTCCGGTTCTTCACTTGTAAAGGGACCTAA